The Chrysiogenia bacterium nucleotide sequence ATCACCGGCGATCTTACCCTCGAAACCGACGTGTGCATCGTGGGCTCGGGCGCCAGCGGCGCGGTGGCGGCCGAACGACTTTCCGCGGCGGGCAAGAAGGTGCTGATCCTCGAAGAGGGCGGCTATCACACCGCCGAAGAATTCAACATGCGCGAGATGCAGATGATGGAGCTGCTCTACCAGGACAAGGGCGCCCGCGCGACCAAGGACCTCTCCATCATGGTGCTCCAGGGCCGCGCCGTGGGCGGCGGCACGGTGATCAACGGAACCATCTGCTATCGCACTCCTGAGCAGACGGTCGAGCGCTGGATCGAGGACCACGGGGTCAAGGTCACCCACGAGGAACTTGTCCCCCACTGGAAGCGCATCGAAGAGCGACTCAACATCAAGAAGATCCCCATCGAGGCCGTGAACAAAAACAACCGCGTGCTCTGGGACGGGGCGAAGAAACTTGGCTGGCAGGTGGACACCACGCTGCGCAACGTAAAGAACTGCGCCCACCTGGGCTACTGCTTCATGGCCTGC carries:
- a CDS encoding GMC family oxidoreductase N-terminal domain-containing protein, which codes for MSIHQGKDITGDLTLETDVCIVGSGASGAVAAERLSAAGKKVLILEEGGYHTAEEFNMREMQMMELLYQDKGARATKDLSIMVLQGRAVGGGTVINGTICYRTPEQTVERWIEDHGVKVTHEELVPHWKRIEERLNIKKIPIEAVNKNNRVLWDGAKKLGWQVDTTLRNVKNCAHLGYCFMACPADAKQAMHITMIPDAMDNGADLYADVRVDTIETDGRKVSTLRGSVLDRDTHQPNGKKITVKANWVVLAGGAINTPALLLRSGVGNANGRVGKRTFLQPVTAALSEFEDPIMLYYGSTATMGSHEWAYWGADRKGFFM